From Juglans regia cultivar Chandler chromosome 6, Walnut 2.0, whole genome shotgun sequence, the proteins below share one genomic window:
- the LOC108994523 gene encoding heavy metal-associated isoprenylated plant protein 7-like: MFMPGKYYCMLMKINVDCNACCRKLRRIILNMKEIDSNLIEQQQCRVCVCGIFKPSDVARKIQKKMKRRVGILEIQEFNTDGNEQGQRNNPAGG; this comes from the exons ATGTTCATGCCAGGAAAG TATTATTGCATGCTGATGAAGATCAATGTTGACTGCAATGCTTGCTGCAGGAAATTAAGGAGAATCATTCTAAACATGAAAG AAATAGATTCAAATTTGATAGAGCAGCAGCAGTGcagggtgtgtgtgtgtgggatATTTAAACCATCGGATGTGGCAAGAAAGATACAAAAGAAGATGAAGCGTAGAGTCGGAATTCTGGAAATTCAAGAGTTCAACACGGACGGCAACGAACAAGGACAGAGAAATAACCCTGCTGGTGGCTAA
- the LOC108994522 gene encoding uncharacterized protein LOC108994522 — MAVVVVDRPKKEMIPGIGIRKSESSLLLSGNSLASVESLSLPLVQDVVLSADIGCAECQKRVADIMSRMNEIQSVVVSLLEKKVTLTCRYASVGKASTQQIATIYRKPLGKVAMIKRIFCSSR, encoded by the exons ATggctgttgttgttgttgatcgGCCTAAAAAAGAGATGATTCCAGGAATTGGAATCAGAAAGTCTGAGAGCAGCTTACTTCTTTCGGGAAACAGTCTTGCCTCTGTTGAATCTTTATCCTTGCCTCTT GTCCAAGATGTTGTTCTCTCAGCAGATATTGGATGTGCAGAATGTCAAAAGAGAGTAGCTGACATAATGTCTAGAATGAATG AGATACAGTCAGTGGTGGTGAGTTTATTGGAGAAGAAGGTGACACTAACATGTAGGTATGCAAGTGTTGGTAAAGCATCCACACAACAAATTGCTACCATCTATAGAAAACCTCTTGGCAAAGTTGCCATGATCAAGCGGATATTCTGCTCTTCTCGGTGA